The following coding sequences lie in one Apus apus isolate bApuApu2 chromosome 16, bApuApu2.pri.cur, whole genome shotgun sequence genomic window:
- the CLTCL1 gene encoding clathrin heavy chain 2 isoform X1, translated as MAQILPIRFQEHFQLQNLGINPANIGFSTLTMESDKFICIREKVGEQAQVVIIDMSDPTTPIRRPISAESAIMNPASKVIALKAGKTLQIFNIEMKSKMKAHTMAEEVIFWKWISVNTVALVTETAVYHWSMEGESQPQKMFDRHASLAGCQIINYRTDEHQKWLLLIGISAQQNRVVGAMQLYSVDRKVSQPIEGHAAAFAEFKIEGNAKPSTLFCFAVRSPAGGKLHIIEVGQPATGNQPFVKKAVDVFFPPEAQTDFPVAMQIGIKHGVIYLITKYGYIHMYDLESGACIYMNRISADTIFVTAPHEPTSGIIGVNKKGQVLSVCVEEDNIVNYATNVLQNPDLGLRMAIRSNLAGAEELFARKFNTLFAQGSYADAAKVAASAPKGILRTSDTIRKFQSVPAQPGQASPLLQYFGILLDQGQLNKFESLELCRPVLQQGRKQLLEKWLKEDKLECSEELGDLVKTADPTLALSVYLRANVPNKVIQCFAETGQFQKIVLYAKKVGYTPDWIFLLRSVMRVSPDQGLQFSQMLVQDEEPLANINQIVDVFMENSLIQQCTSFLLDALKNNRPAEGHLQTRLLEMNLIHAPQVADAILGNQMFTHYDRAHIAQLCEKAGLLQRALEHYTDLYDIKRAVVHTHLLNPEWLVNFFGSLSVEDSVECLRAMLSANIRQNLQLCVQVASKYHEQLGTQSLVELFESFKSYEGLFYFLGSIVNFSQDPDVHFKYIQAACKTGQIKEVERICRESNCYNPERVKNFLKEAKLTDQLPLIIVCDRFDFVHDLVLYLYRNNLQKYIEIYVQKVNPSRIPAVVGGLLDVDCSEDVIKNLIMVVRGQFSTDELVAEVEKRNRLKLLLPWLESRIHEGCEEPATHNALAKIYIDSNNNPERFLRENPYYDSRVVGKYCEKRDPHLACVAYERGQCDLELIKVCNENSLFKSEARYLVRRKDPELWANVLEENNPFRRQLIDQVVQTALSETQDPEEVSVTVKAFMTADLPNELIELLEKIVLDNSVFSEHRNLQNLLILTAIKADRTRVMEYINRLDNYDAPDIANIAISNELYEEAFAIFRKFDVNTSAIQVLIEHIGNLDRAYEFAERCNEPAVWSQLARAQLQKDLVKEAIDSYIKADDPSAYMEVVQAANRNDNWEDLVKFLQMARKKARESYVETELIFALAKTNRLSELEEFISGPNNAHIQQVGDRCYEEGMYEAAKLLYNNVSNFARLASTLVHLGEYQAAVDSGRKANSTRTWKEVCFACVDGKEFRLAQICGLHIVIHADELEELISYYQDRGYFEELIALLEAALGLERAHMGMFTELAILYSKFKPQKMREHLELFWSRVNIPKVLRAAEQAHLWAELVFLYDKYEEYDNAIITMMNHPTDAWKEGQFKDIIAKVANVELYYKALQFYLDYKPLLINDLLLVLSPRLDHTRTVNFFSKVNQLLLVKPYLRSVQNHNNKGVNEALNNLLTEEEDYQGLRASIDAYDNFDNITLAQRLEKHELIEFRRIAAYLYKGNNRWKQSVELCKKDRLYKDAMQYAAESKDAELAEKLLQWFLEEGKQECFAACLFTCYDLLHPDVVLELAWRHNIMDFAMPYFIQVMREYLTKVDGLFYKVDKLDASESLRKEEEQVTEPTPIVFGQQLMLTAGPSAVPPQANFPYGYTAPGFTQPPVYGFNM; from the exons atggCCCAGATACTGCCCATTCGCTTCCAGGAGCATTTTCAG CTCCAGAATTTAGGCATTAACCCAGCAAATATTGGATTCAGCACCCTAACAATGGAATCTGACAAATTCATCTGCATCAGGGAGAAGGTGGGAGAGCAGGCACAAGTAGTGATAATTGACATGAGTGACCCAACAACACCCATCAGACGCCCAATTTCTGCCGAAAGTGCCATCATGAATCCAGCCTCTAAAGTCATTGCGCTAAAAG CTGGGAAAACACTTCAGATCTTTAACATTGAgatgaaaagtaaaatgaaagccCACACAATGGCAGAGGAAGTGATCTTCTGGAAGTGGATATCTGTGAATACAGTTGCCTTGGTGACAGAGACAGCAGTCTACCACTGGAGCATGGAGGGAGAATCACAACCCCAGAAGATGTTTGACAGGCATGCTAGTCTTGCAGGTTGCCAAATCATCAATTACAGAACAGATGAACATCAAAAATGGTTGCTGCTGATAGGAATTTCTGCACAG caaAATCGTGTGGTTGGTGCAATGCAGCTGTACTCAGTTGATAGAAAAGTCTCCCAACCTATAGAGGGCCATGCAGCAGCTTTTGCAGAATTCAAAATAGAGGGAAATGCCAAACCTTCTAccctcttctgttttgctgtgaggAGTCCTGCAGGGGGCAAG CTACACATAATTGAAGTAGGTCAGCCAGCTACTGGAAATCAGCCATTTGTTAAGAAAGCTGTTGATGTGTTTTTCCCACCTGAAGCACAGACAGACTTTCCAGTGGCAATGCAG ATTGGAATTAAGCATGGTGTTATCTACCTGATCACAAAGTATGGATATATTCACATGTATGACTTGGAGTCTGGAGCATGCATCTACATGAACCGTATTAGTGCTGATACTATCTTTGTCACAGCTCCTCATGAACCTACCTCAGGCATTATTGGTGTCAACAAAAAAGGACAG GTGCTTTCTGTATGTGTTGAGGAAGACAACATAGTGAACTATGCTACAAATGTTCTCCAGAATCCTGACCTGGGACTGCGTATGGCCATACGTAGTAATCTAGCTGGGGCAGAGGAATTATTTGCCAGGAAGTTCAACACATTGTTTGCTCAAGGAAGCTACGCCGATGCTGCTAAAGTAGCTGCATCTGCACCAAAG GGAATTCTGCGTACCAGTGATACAATCAGGAAGTTCCAGAGTGTACCAGCTCAGCCTGGGCAGGCCTCTCCCCTACTCCAATACTTTGGAATATTGCTTGACCAGGGACAGCTGAACAAGTTTGAGTCTCTGGAGCTGTGTCGTCCTGTCCTTCAGCAGGGCCGCAAGCAGCTTCTGGAGAAGTGGCTGAAGGAAGACAAG CTGGAGtgctcagaggagctgggagacTTGGTGAAGACAGCTGACCCAACCCTTGCACTCAGCGTCTATCTTCGTGCTAACGTGCCAAACAAAGTGATTCAGTGCTTTGCTGAAACTGGTCAATTCCAGAAAATAGTGCTGTATGCTAAAAAG GTTGGCTACACCCCAGACTGGATCTTCTTGCTGAGAAGTGTGATGAGAGTCAGTCCAGACCAAGGCCTGCAGTTCTCTCAGATGCTGGTACAGGATGAGGAGCCACTGGCCAACATTAACCAG ATTGTGGATGTGTTCATGGAGAATAGTCTTATTCAGCAGTGCACGTCCTTTCTGTTGGATGCCCTGAAAAATAACCGCCCTGCAGAAGGTCACCTCCAGACTCGTCTCCTGGAAATGAATTTGATTCATGCCCCACAG GTTGCAGATGCCATTCTTGGAAACCAAATGTTTACACACTATGATCGTGCTCATATTGCCCAGTTATGTGAAAAGGCAGGATTACTCCAGAGAGCCTTGGAACACTACACAGACCTCTATGATATTAAACGTGCTGTCGTTCATACTCACCTCTTGAATCCTGAG tggCTTGTGAACTTCTTTGGCTCTCTCTCAGTTGAAGATTCTGTGGAGTGTTTGCGTGCCATGCTGTCAGCCAACATTAGGCAAAACCTACAACTCTGTGTGCAGGTTGCTTCTAAATATCATGAGCAGCTTGGTACCCAGTCTCTTGTGGAGCTTTTTGAATCTTTCAAAAGCTATGAAG GACTGTTCTATTTCTTGGGTTCCATTGTAAACTTCAGCCAGGATCCAGATGTTCACTTCAAGTACATCCAGGCAGCTTGCAAGACTGGTCAGATAAAGGAAGTGGAAAGAATCTGCCGCGAAAGCAACTGCTATAACCCAGAACGGGTGAAGAACTTTCTGAAG GAGGCAAAGCTCACAGACCAGCTTCCTCTGATCATTGTCTGTGATCGATTTGACTTTGTTCATGACCTGGTGCTCTACTTATATCGCAATAACCTGCAGAAGTATATAGAAATCTATGTACAGAAG GTGAATCCTAGCCGTATACCAGCAGTGGTTGGAGGGCTTCTTGATGTGGATTGTTCTGAAGATGTCATTAAGAACTTGATCATGGTGGTTAGAGGCCAGTTCTCAACAGATGAGCTAGTGgctgaagtggaaaaaagaaatag GCTTAAGTTGTTGTTGCCATGGCTTGAATCAAGGATTCATGAAGGCTGTGAAGAACCTGCAACTCATAATGCCTTGGCCAAAATCTACATTGACAGTAACAATAATCCAGAGCGGTTCCTCCGTGAGAATCCTTACTACGACAGCCGCGTAGTTGGCAAGTATTGTGAGAAGAGGGACCCTCACCTGGCCTGCGTTGCTTATGAGAGAGGGCAGTGTGATCTGGAACTCATAAAG GTCTGCAATGAGAACTCACTGTTTAAGAGCGAGGCGCGTTACCTGGTGCGCAGGAAGGACCCTGAGCTCTGGGCAAATgttctggaagaaaacaacccaTTCAGGAGGCAGCTTATTGACCAG GTTGTCCAAACAGCTTTATCAGAAACACAGGATCCAGAGGAGGTTTCTGTAACTGTGAAAGCTTTCATGACTGCTGACCTGCCTAATGAATTGATTGAGTTATTGGAAAAAATTGTCTTGgataattctgttttcagtgaaCACAG GAATCTCCAGAATCTGCTGATCCTGACTGCCATTAAGGCTGACCGCACTCGTGTGATGGAATACATCAACCGGCTGGATAACTATGATGCTCCAGATATTGCAAACATTGCCATCAGTAATGAGCTATATGAAGAAGCCTTTGCTATATTCAGAAAATTTGATGTTAATACTTCAGCAATTCAG GTGCTGATTGAGCACATTGGCAATTTAGACCGTGCTTATGAATTTGCAGAGAGATGTAACGAACCAGCAGTTTGGAGCCAGCTGGCCAGAGCACAGCTCCAGAAGGACTTGGTGAAAGAAGCCATCGACTCCTATATAAAGGCAGATGATCCATCTGCATACATGGAAGTTGTTCAAGCAGCTAATAGAAATG ATAACTGGGAGGACCTAGTCAAGTTTTTACAGATGGCCAGGAAGAAGGCTAGAGAGTCATATGTAGAGACAGaacttatttttgctttggcAAAAACTAATCGTCTGTCAGAACTGGAGGAGTTTATTAGTGGCCCTAATAATGCCCACATACAACAG GTTGGTGATCGCTGTTATGAAGAGGGGATGTATGAGGCAGCAAAACTGCTCTATAACAACGTATCGAACTTTGCCCGCCTGGCCTCTACGTTGGTGCACCTTGGAGAGTATCAGGCAGCTGTGGACAGCGGCCGCAAGGCCAACAGCACAAGGACTTGGAAAGAG GTATGCTTCGCCTGTGTGGACGGGAAAGAATTCCGCCTGGCGCAGATCTGTGGTTTACACATAGTCATCCACGCTGATGAACTCGAAGAGCTGATCAGCTACTATCAG GATCGTGGCTACTTTGAAGAACTGATTGCCCTTTTGGAAGCTGCTTTGGGCCTAGAACGTGCTCACATGGGAATGTTTACTGAACTTGCCATCTTGTACTCCAAGTTCAAGCCTCAGAAAATGAGGGAACATCTGGAGCTCTTCTGGTCTAGAGTTAATATTCCAAAG gtgctcagagctgcagaacaggCTCATCTCTGGGCAGAACTTGTATTCCTCTATGACAAGTATGAGGAGTATGACAATGCAATAATTACTATGATGAATCATCCCACTGATGCCTGGAAAGAAGGGCAGTTTAAAGACATAATTGCCAAG GTGGCCAATGTGGAGCTGTATTACAAAGCCTTGCAGTTCTACTTGGACTACAAACCTCTGCTGATCAATGATCTCCTTCTCGTGTTATCTCCACGACTGGATCACACTAGGACAGTCAATTTTTTCTCAAAG GTCAATCAGCTACTTCTAGTAAAACCTTACCTGCGTTCAGTCCAgaaccacaacaacaaaggagTTAACGAAGCTCTAAACAACCTTTTAACAGAGGAGGAAGATTACCAG GGTTTGAGAGCTTCTATTGATGCCTATGACAACTTTGACAACATAACGCTGGCTCAGCGTCTGGAGAAGCACGAACTGATCGAGTTCAGGCGGATTGCAGCCTACCTGTACAAGGGCAACAACCGCTGGAAGCAGAGCGTGGAGCTGTGCAAGAAAGACCGGCTGTACAAG GATGCTATGCAGTATGCTGCAGAGTCCAAAGATGCAGAACTAGCTGAGAAGCTGCTTCAGTGGTTCCTGGAAGAAGGCAAGCAGGAGTGCTTTGCAGCCTGCCTCTTCACATGTTACGACTTGCTTCACCCAGATGTAGTCCTTGAGTTGGCATGGAGGCATAACATCATGGACTTTGCAATGCCTTATTTCATCCAAGTGATGAGAGAGTACCTTACCAAA GTTGATGGGCTGTTCTATAAG GTGGATAAACTTGATGCTTCTGAAAGCCtaagaaaagaagaggaacaAGTAACTGAACCCACTCCAATAGTATTTG
- the CLTCL1 gene encoding clathrin heavy chain 2 isoform X2 has protein sequence MAQILPIRFQEHFQLQNLGINPANIGFSTLTMESDKFICIREKVGEQAQVVIIDMSDPTTPIRRPISAESAIMNPASKVIALKAGKTLQIFNIEMKSKMKAHTMAEEVIFWKWISVNTVALVTETAVYHWSMEGESQPQKMFDRHASLAGCQIINYRTDEHQKWLLLIGISAQQNRVVGAMQLYSVDRKVSQPIEGHAAAFAEFKIEGNAKPSTLFCFAVRSPAGGKLHIIEVGQPATGNQPFVKKAVDVFFPPEAQTDFPVAMQIGIKHGVIYLITKYGYIHMYDLESGACIYMNRISADTIFVTAPHEPTSGIIGVNKKGQVLSVCVEEDNIVNYATNVLQNPDLGLRMAIRSNLAGAEELFARKFNTLFAQGSYADAAKVAASAPKGILRTSDTIRKFQSVPAQPGQASPLLQYFGILLDQGQLNKFESLELCRPVLQQGRKQLLEKWLKEDKLECSEELGDLVKTADPTLALSVYLRANVPNKVIQCFAETGQFQKIVLYAKKVGYTPDWIFLLRSVMRVSPDQGLQFSQMLVQDEEPLANINQIVDVFMENSLIQQCTSFLLDALKNNRPAEGHLQTRLLEMNLIHAPQVADAILGNQMFTHYDRAHIAQLCEKAGLLQRALEHYTDLYDIKRAVVHTHLLNPEWLVNFFGSLSVEDSVECLRAMLSANIRQNLQLCVQVASKYHEQLGTQSLVELFESFKSYEGLFYFLGSIVNFSQDPDVHFKYIQAACKTGQIKEVERICRESNCYNPERVKNFLKEAKLTDQLPLIIVCDRFDFVHDLVLYLYRNNLQKYIEIYVQKVNPSRIPAVVGGLLDVDCSEDVIKNLIMVVRGQFSTDELVAEVEKRNRLKLLLPWLESRIHEGCEEPATHNALAKIYIDSNNNPERFLRENPYYDSRVVGKYCEKRDPHLACVAYERGQCDLELIKVCNENSLFKSEARYLVRRKDPELWANVLEENNPFRRQLIDQVVQTALSETQDPEEVSVTVKAFMTADLPNELIELLEKIVLDNSVFSEHRNLQNLLILTAIKADRTRVMEYINRLDNYDAPDIANIAISNELYEEAFAIFRKFDVNTSAIQVLIEHIGNLDRAYEFAERCNEPAVWSQLARAQLQKDLVKEAIDSYIKADDPSAYMEVVQAANRNDNWEDLVKFLQMARKKARESYVETELIFALAKTNRLSELEEFISGPNNAHIQQVGDRCYEEGMYEAAKLLYNNVSNFARLASTLVHLGEYQAAVDSGRKANSTRTWKEVCFACVDGKEFRLAQICGLHIVIHADELEELISYYQDRGYFEELIALLEAALGLERAHMGMFTELAILYSKFKPQKMREHLELFWSRVNIPKVLRAAEQAHLWAELVFLYDKYEEYDNAIITMMNHPTDAWKEGQFKDIIAKVANVELYYKALQFYLDYKPLLINDLLLVLSPRLDHTRTVNFFSKVNQLLLVKPYLRSVQNHNNKGVNEALNNLLTEEEDYQGLRASIDAYDNFDNITLAQRLEKHELIEFRRIAAYLYKGNNRWKQSVELCKKDRLYKDAMQYAAESKDAELAEKLLQWFLEEGKQECFAACLFTCYDLLHPDVVLELAWRHNIMDFAMPYFIQVMREYLTKVDKLDASESLRKEEEQVTEPTPIVFGQQLMLTAGPSAVPPQANFPYGYTAPGFTQPPVYGFNM, from the exons atggCCCAGATACTGCCCATTCGCTTCCAGGAGCATTTTCAG CTCCAGAATTTAGGCATTAACCCAGCAAATATTGGATTCAGCACCCTAACAATGGAATCTGACAAATTCATCTGCATCAGGGAGAAGGTGGGAGAGCAGGCACAAGTAGTGATAATTGACATGAGTGACCCAACAACACCCATCAGACGCCCAATTTCTGCCGAAAGTGCCATCATGAATCCAGCCTCTAAAGTCATTGCGCTAAAAG CTGGGAAAACACTTCAGATCTTTAACATTGAgatgaaaagtaaaatgaaagccCACACAATGGCAGAGGAAGTGATCTTCTGGAAGTGGATATCTGTGAATACAGTTGCCTTGGTGACAGAGACAGCAGTCTACCACTGGAGCATGGAGGGAGAATCACAACCCCAGAAGATGTTTGACAGGCATGCTAGTCTTGCAGGTTGCCAAATCATCAATTACAGAACAGATGAACATCAAAAATGGTTGCTGCTGATAGGAATTTCTGCACAG caaAATCGTGTGGTTGGTGCAATGCAGCTGTACTCAGTTGATAGAAAAGTCTCCCAACCTATAGAGGGCCATGCAGCAGCTTTTGCAGAATTCAAAATAGAGGGAAATGCCAAACCTTCTAccctcttctgttttgctgtgaggAGTCCTGCAGGGGGCAAG CTACACATAATTGAAGTAGGTCAGCCAGCTACTGGAAATCAGCCATTTGTTAAGAAAGCTGTTGATGTGTTTTTCCCACCTGAAGCACAGACAGACTTTCCAGTGGCAATGCAG ATTGGAATTAAGCATGGTGTTATCTACCTGATCACAAAGTATGGATATATTCACATGTATGACTTGGAGTCTGGAGCATGCATCTACATGAACCGTATTAGTGCTGATACTATCTTTGTCACAGCTCCTCATGAACCTACCTCAGGCATTATTGGTGTCAACAAAAAAGGACAG GTGCTTTCTGTATGTGTTGAGGAAGACAACATAGTGAACTATGCTACAAATGTTCTCCAGAATCCTGACCTGGGACTGCGTATGGCCATACGTAGTAATCTAGCTGGGGCAGAGGAATTATTTGCCAGGAAGTTCAACACATTGTTTGCTCAAGGAAGCTACGCCGATGCTGCTAAAGTAGCTGCATCTGCACCAAAG GGAATTCTGCGTACCAGTGATACAATCAGGAAGTTCCAGAGTGTACCAGCTCAGCCTGGGCAGGCCTCTCCCCTACTCCAATACTTTGGAATATTGCTTGACCAGGGACAGCTGAACAAGTTTGAGTCTCTGGAGCTGTGTCGTCCTGTCCTTCAGCAGGGCCGCAAGCAGCTTCTGGAGAAGTGGCTGAAGGAAGACAAG CTGGAGtgctcagaggagctgggagacTTGGTGAAGACAGCTGACCCAACCCTTGCACTCAGCGTCTATCTTCGTGCTAACGTGCCAAACAAAGTGATTCAGTGCTTTGCTGAAACTGGTCAATTCCAGAAAATAGTGCTGTATGCTAAAAAG GTTGGCTACACCCCAGACTGGATCTTCTTGCTGAGAAGTGTGATGAGAGTCAGTCCAGACCAAGGCCTGCAGTTCTCTCAGATGCTGGTACAGGATGAGGAGCCACTGGCCAACATTAACCAG ATTGTGGATGTGTTCATGGAGAATAGTCTTATTCAGCAGTGCACGTCCTTTCTGTTGGATGCCCTGAAAAATAACCGCCCTGCAGAAGGTCACCTCCAGACTCGTCTCCTGGAAATGAATTTGATTCATGCCCCACAG GTTGCAGATGCCATTCTTGGAAACCAAATGTTTACACACTATGATCGTGCTCATATTGCCCAGTTATGTGAAAAGGCAGGATTACTCCAGAGAGCCTTGGAACACTACACAGACCTCTATGATATTAAACGTGCTGTCGTTCATACTCACCTCTTGAATCCTGAG tggCTTGTGAACTTCTTTGGCTCTCTCTCAGTTGAAGATTCTGTGGAGTGTTTGCGTGCCATGCTGTCAGCCAACATTAGGCAAAACCTACAACTCTGTGTGCAGGTTGCTTCTAAATATCATGAGCAGCTTGGTACCCAGTCTCTTGTGGAGCTTTTTGAATCTTTCAAAAGCTATGAAG GACTGTTCTATTTCTTGGGTTCCATTGTAAACTTCAGCCAGGATCCAGATGTTCACTTCAAGTACATCCAGGCAGCTTGCAAGACTGGTCAGATAAAGGAAGTGGAAAGAATCTGCCGCGAAAGCAACTGCTATAACCCAGAACGGGTGAAGAACTTTCTGAAG GAGGCAAAGCTCACAGACCAGCTTCCTCTGATCATTGTCTGTGATCGATTTGACTTTGTTCATGACCTGGTGCTCTACTTATATCGCAATAACCTGCAGAAGTATATAGAAATCTATGTACAGAAG GTGAATCCTAGCCGTATACCAGCAGTGGTTGGAGGGCTTCTTGATGTGGATTGTTCTGAAGATGTCATTAAGAACTTGATCATGGTGGTTAGAGGCCAGTTCTCAACAGATGAGCTAGTGgctgaagtggaaaaaagaaatag GCTTAAGTTGTTGTTGCCATGGCTTGAATCAAGGATTCATGAAGGCTGTGAAGAACCTGCAACTCATAATGCCTTGGCCAAAATCTACATTGACAGTAACAATAATCCAGAGCGGTTCCTCCGTGAGAATCCTTACTACGACAGCCGCGTAGTTGGCAAGTATTGTGAGAAGAGGGACCCTCACCTGGCCTGCGTTGCTTATGAGAGAGGGCAGTGTGATCTGGAACTCATAAAG GTCTGCAATGAGAACTCACTGTTTAAGAGCGAGGCGCGTTACCTGGTGCGCAGGAAGGACCCTGAGCTCTGGGCAAATgttctggaagaaaacaacccaTTCAGGAGGCAGCTTATTGACCAG GTTGTCCAAACAGCTTTATCAGAAACACAGGATCCAGAGGAGGTTTCTGTAACTGTGAAAGCTTTCATGACTGCTGACCTGCCTAATGAATTGATTGAGTTATTGGAAAAAATTGTCTTGgataattctgttttcagtgaaCACAG GAATCTCCAGAATCTGCTGATCCTGACTGCCATTAAGGCTGACCGCACTCGTGTGATGGAATACATCAACCGGCTGGATAACTATGATGCTCCAGATATTGCAAACATTGCCATCAGTAATGAGCTATATGAAGAAGCCTTTGCTATATTCAGAAAATTTGATGTTAATACTTCAGCAATTCAG GTGCTGATTGAGCACATTGGCAATTTAGACCGTGCTTATGAATTTGCAGAGAGATGTAACGAACCAGCAGTTTGGAGCCAGCTGGCCAGAGCACAGCTCCAGAAGGACTTGGTGAAAGAAGCCATCGACTCCTATATAAAGGCAGATGATCCATCTGCATACATGGAAGTTGTTCAAGCAGCTAATAGAAATG ATAACTGGGAGGACCTAGTCAAGTTTTTACAGATGGCCAGGAAGAAGGCTAGAGAGTCATATGTAGAGACAGaacttatttttgctttggcAAAAACTAATCGTCTGTCAGAACTGGAGGAGTTTATTAGTGGCCCTAATAATGCCCACATACAACAG GTTGGTGATCGCTGTTATGAAGAGGGGATGTATGAGGCAGCAAAACTGCTCTATAACAACGTATCGAACTTTGCCCGCCTGGCCTCTACGTTGGTGCACCTTGGAGAGTATCAGGCAGCTGTGGACAGCGGCCGCAAGGCCAACAGCACAAGGACTTGGAAAGAG GTATGCTTCGCCTGTGTGGACGGGAAAGAATTCCGCCTGGCGCAGATCTGTGGTTTACACATAGTCATCCACGCTGATGAACTCGAAGAGCTGATCAGCTACTATCAG GATCGTGGCTACTTTGAAGAACTGATTGCCCTTTTGGAAGCTGCTTTGGGCCTAGAACGTGCTCACATGGGAATGTTTACTGAACTTGCCATCTTGTACTCCAAGTTCAAGCCTCAGAAAATGAGGGAACATCTGGAGCTCTTCTGGTCTAGAGTTAATATTCCAAAG gtgctcagagctgcagaacaggCTCATCTCTGGGCAGAACTTGTATTCCTCTATGACAAGTATGAGGAGTATGACAATGCAATAATTACTATGATGAATCATCCCACTGATGCCTGGAAAGAAGGGCAGTTTAAAGACATAATTGCCAAG GTGGCCAATGTGGAGCTGTATTACAAAGCCTTGCAGTTCTACTTGGACTACAAACCTCTGCTGATCAATGATCTCCTTCTCGTGTTATCTCCACGACTGGATCACACTAGGACAGTCAATTTTTTCTCAAAG GTCAATCAGCTACTTCTAGTAAAACCTTACCTGCGTTCAGTCCAgaaccacaacaacaaaggagTTAACGAAGCTCTAAACAACCTTTTAACAGAGGAGGAAGATTACCAG GGTTTGAGAGCTTCTATTGATGCCTATGACAACTTTGACAACATAACGCTGGCTCAGCGTCTGGAGAAGCACGAACTGATCGAGTTCAGGCGGATTGCAGCCTACCTGTACAAGGGCAACAACCGCTGGAAGCAGAGCGTGGAGCTGTGCAAGAAAGACCGGCTGTACAAG GATGCTATGCAGTATGCTGCAGAGTCCAAAGATGCAGAACTAGCTGAGAAGCTGCTTCAGTGGTTCCTGGAAGAAGGCAAGCAGGAGTGCTTTGCAGCCTGCCTCTTCACATGTTACGACTTGCTTCACCCAGATGTAGTCCTTGAGTTGGCATGGAGGCATAACATCATGGACTTTGCAATGCCTTATTTCATCCAAGTGATGAGAGAGTACCTTACCAAA GTGGATAAACTTGATGCTTCTGAAAGCCtaagaaaagaagaggaacaAGTAACTGAACCCACTCCAATAGTATTTG